The Osmia bicornis bicornis chromosome 11, iOsmBic2.1, whole genome shotgun sequence genome includes the window TACCCTTGTATACATCTGGGTATACTatctgaaataattaaatagtattaataTAATGATGAAGGATCTAATATTTGTATTGCACTTACGTGCATGTAACCAGGTGGTTGTACAACAAAAGGATATTTCCAGTTACTTAATGCAGTAGATGCTGAGGTTCCATAAGTTGCTCCATGATAGCcgttttttaaagaaacaataTTTTGATTGCGAGTATAAAGTCTAGCCATCAAAAATGCTAACTCGTTAGCTTCAGATCCACTGTTTGTTAAATAGACTACTTTTAACTTTCCTGAAAATTTACCGATCAACTTGGCCACATATTCTTGTAGACGAGGTTGCATGTAGACAGAAGATACATGGTTCAATTTCGATGCTTGCTCAAATATAGCAGCTACTATTTTTCTGAAAAGTAAAAAACAATGATTTTTATTGctcgataaatatttaaatttcaattgtattcGTGTTAACTTTTCAAAACTTTGTTATCAACAGCTAATAAGATTTTCTTACGGATGAGAATGTCCTACAGATACGGTAGCGACACCGCCAAACATATCCAAATATCGTTCTCCTCGATGATCCCACAACCACTGTCCTCGGCCTTCGTGTATAATTAGCGGTTCTTTGTAAAATGGTTTTAGAGAAGGAGATACAATCGTCTCGTGTGCCCTTTTCATGTCTTCGTAGCATTTGCCCTAGATTAAAAAGACATCGTTAACTTAGGCAAAACCCAATCGATAAACTCaatagataaaattaaaatttctacaaTAACATGAAATATTACCGTATACGTTGGAGGTACATGTTTGCAAGCGGGCATTTCCAAACAATTTCTTACATCATTTACAaaaaatctattttgtatGATAAACCCTAAAAGAATAATTGAATGAATTTTTACTACATGATCCATTAaaactttaaattttaattaataaaaagataCTTACACTTTAAGTATGATAAATATGATGTATTAATATAAGCTGAAGATGCgcttataaatttatttacttgCATGTTTGTTTAAAAGTCAATTTATACTCGcaaattctattttctattttattagaaaattaatattcacttTTATAAAACTTGTACTGGAAAGTGTTTTAACCGTGTAAAGAACGATCACTTACTGGCAGTACATGATTATGCATGCACAAGTTTAAAAGTTAAACGAATTTATTTTGATATGAACATTCATTATCTAAATGTAGATACGCTCCCGAAGGAGGTCAAAAAATTCGTTTAAGAATACTGATAAATACGCATTGTTTCATTGCGAATTAAGTGTTCATCGTGAATATCAATGTTGTTTTTATTTCGAGTGAAACTTTAATTCACATCCTGTAAATGCAAATTATCTAAATTACTCAAATTTtacaagaaaaaaatatatctttAGGAATTTACTTACTTTGCTACTGGCCATTAATTATTCTGAGGAAGTTTCTGATATGTGGACAAGAAGAAAGATAAATATTAAGCATTATAAATActttatttatacatttttatgtTACTTATGCTCATAAACCATTAAACTATTCTTTCAATGCACCTGTATCAGAAGGTAATTGTTCCATAACAGGTTTATTTTCACCTTGTTCAATAAGTGCTTTTTCTTGCGTGAGTGATTTCAATTTGAACACTATTGGTATATGTTCTAGAATGGGATTTGTTTTTTCTAAGCACCTTATCCAAGATAATAGAGAATCTTTGGAAGAGGTACCAGTAGCACATATCGCATAATACACACCATCAGGCTGTTCATGAATGGTATAAGGTATTTTAAAGTGATGCCTTTCCCAAAAGGGAATTTCTAAATTAGAAATATCTGAAAGAATACAGTAGAATGCATAAAAATCTTATTGCAGTCTAAAGTAAACAGTGTTTAAGGCACAGTTCGATCTTACCATCATAActctcataaataatttctctttttatcgGTTCCCCTTTTAGTACAAAATAATCCATGCAGGTAGTTCCAATCCAAATAATAAAAGGACCTTCTACAGATAAGGATTTGTCAGTTGGTTGTACAGCGAGTAGTTCTTGTTGTGATCTGCTCATAACAGATACAATCCATGTATCATCAATAGCATCTGGTACATCTTTTGTTCTATATTCGGTAACATTGCTTTGTACATCTATGCTAGATATCTTTTCTATTGCTAATTGTGCTAATTCTCTGGGGTCTGTTGGCGGAGGTTCAGGGACTGGCCATGGATTTAAATGAGCAAATTTTGGCATCCAATAAGTCATACgccaaaattttttaataacataacttctttcgccaaaaatatttaatatcatttgcTGCATTTCATAATCAGGCATCACAAAATTATCTTCCATTTGTGCAAGCAATTCTATAGCTGTATCTTGTTGCTTTGGATAATGATAAGACAAG containing:
- the LOC114879991 gene encoding evolutionarily conserved signaling intermediate in Toll pathway, mitochondrial; its protein translation is MSLLIRRAFTSLSKSLITKEHFSPQVMIVHAFHNNQILYNRRKKASSDISLNYFDASKSKEKEVFLEIIRIYLKENTLLRGHTQFILRALKYMNEFGVNKDLETYKALLDVFPKGKFIPVNIYQALSYHYPKQQDTAIELLAQMEDNFVMPDYEMQQMILNIFGERSYVIKKFWRMTYWMPKFAHLNPWPVPEPPPTDPRELAQLAIEKISSIDVQSNVTEYRTKDVPDAIDDTWIVSVMSRSQQELLAVQPTDKSLSVEGPFIIWIGTTCMDYFVLKGEPIKREIIYESYDDISNLEIPFWERHHFKIPYTIHEQPDGVYYAICATGTSSKDSLLSWIRCLEKTNPILEHIPIVFKLKSLTQEKALIEQGENKPVMEQLPSDTGALKE